A window of Phyllobacterium sp. T1293 contains these coding sequences:
- a CDS encoding NUDIX hydrolase, whose translation MTTAAPNAVEINLSAAIAAVADNDPLILTTPASDDAQRDELPFGPFNPLAHRTFETGLREWVAEQTPLRLGYVEQLYTFGDRGRHKTAEDRDLHIVSVGYLALTRITDENRDALRKSGARWRSWYSFLPWEDWRGGKPTMIDDTIRPALCRWAEQGNSHARMSRIRLAFGDEGIIWDEERVLERYELLYEAGLVGEAVRDGRADPPALSGNLGLPMSFDHRRILATAISRLRAKLKYRPVVFELMPPTFTLTALQETVEAISGRHLHKQNFRRLVEGTELVEPTGAEQTQARGRPAALYRFRHNVLEERSVAGLRVGGRG comes from the coding sequence ATGACAACAGCTGCGCCCAATGCTGTCGAGATCAATCTGAGCGCTGCCATTGCTGCGGTCGCCGACAATGATCCGCTTATTCTGACGACACCGGCCAGCGACGATGCCCAGCGGGATGAATTGCCGTTTGGTCCATTCAACCCGCTTGCCCACCGCACATTCGAGACCGGCTTGCGCGAATGGGTTGCCGAGCAGACACCCTTGCGGCTTGGCTATGTCGAACAGCTGTACACATTCGGCGACCGCGGCAGGCACAAAACCGCTGAGGATCGCGACCTGCATATCGTCTCTGTCGGCTATCTGGCGCTGACCCGGATCACCGACGAAAACCGGGATGCCTTGCGCAAATCCGGTGCGCGCTGGCGCAGCTGGTATTCGTTCCTGCCATGGGAAGACTGGCGCGGCGGCAAGCCCACCATGATTGATGACACGATCCGTCCAGCACTTTGCCGATGGGCCGAGCAGGGCAATTCCCATGCGCGCATGAGCCGTATCAGGCTGGCCTTTGGCGATGAAGGCATTATCTGGGATGAAGAGCGTGTGCTGGAGCGTTATGAATTGCTCTACGAGGCAGGTCTTGTTGGGGAAGCCGTGCGCGATGGACGCGCTGACCCGCCTGCCCTGTCTGGCAATCTCGGCCTGCCCATGAGTTTCGATCACCGGCGCATTCTGGCGACAGCAATTTCACGGCTGCGCGCCAAGCTGAAATACCGGCCGGTGGTTTTCGAACTGATGCCGCCGACCTTCACACTCACCGCCTTGCAGGAAACCGTAGAAGCCATATCCGGCCGTCACCTGCACAAGCAGAATTTCCGCCGGCTGGTGGAAGGTACCGAACTGGTTGAACCAACCGGCGCCGAACAGACACAGGCACGCGGCAGACCCGCCGCGCTTTACCGTTTCAGGCACAATGTGCTGGAAGAGCGAAGTGTTGCTGGCCTGCGCGTCGGCGGACGGGGATAG
- a CDS encoding cupin domain-containing protein, with protein MTDKPKPTSVNAEGIFEPFSVENVPWENWSENTRYGSRSRYLSGFGGASHVGVAMEELAPGMESTLNHYHMLEEEQALILAGEMTLKLGEKTYLVKTGDYVCFPAGQKAGHSFYNHSDAPCRFLIIGEKNPHDVIVYPETGRVSVRLTGEGYDKSATMDYWQGADTNKKK; from the coding sequence ATGACTGACAAGCCAAAACCCACATCCGTGAACGCGGAAGGCATTTTCGAGCCATTTTCCGTAGAAAACGTGCCTTGGGAAAACTGGTCGGAGAATACGCGCTACGGCTCACGCTCCCGCTATCTATCGGGGTTTGGTGGTGCGAGCCATGTGGGCGTTGCCATGGAAGAGCTGGCGCCGGGCATGGAGTCCACCCTCAATCACTACCACATGCTTGAGGAAGAGCAGGCGCTGATCCTCGCGGGCGAAATGACGCTCAAGCTTGGTGAGAAAACCTATCTCGTCAAAACCGGCGATTATGTCTGCTTCCCGGCAGGCCAGAAGGCCGGGCATTCCTTCTACAATCACAGCGATGCACCCTGCCGCTTTCTCATCATCGGCGAAAAGAACCCGCATGATGTCATCGTCTATCCGGAAACCGGACGCGTCAGCGTGCGGCTGACAGGTGAAGGCTACGACAAATCAGCGACAATGGACTATTGGCAAGGCGCCGATACGAACAAGAAGAAATAA
- the panB gene encoding 3-methyl-2-oxobutanoate hydroxymethyltransferase, whose product MSQEIIIRRVTAPEIRARKGGEPIVALTSYHANTARIVDNHADILLVGDSLGMVLYAMDSTLGVSLDMMIIHGRAVVRGSKRGMVVVDMPFGSYEESPAVAFRNASRVMQETGCGAVKIEGGVRMAETIRFLAERGIPVMAHIGLTPQSVNTLGGFKTQGRDTALWPLIKADAKAVSDAGAFSVVLEGIVEPLAAEISREIPIPTIGIGGSRECDGQILVLEDMLGYNPKPPKFVKVYGAVGAGIDAAVKAYADDVRTRTFPGDEHVYVLK is encoded by the coding sequence ATGAGCCAGGAAATCATCATTCGCCGGGTCACTGCACCTGAGATTCGCGCGCGCAAAGGCGGAGAACCCATCGTTGCGCTGACCTCCTACCACGCCAATACGGCGCGGATTGTCGACAATCATGCGGATATTCTGCTCGTCGGCGATAGTCTCGGCATGGTGCTCTATGCCATGGATTCCACCCTTGGCGTATCGCTCGACATGATGATCATCCATGGCCGGGCGGTGGTGCGCGGGTCCAAACGTGGCATGGTTGTCGTGGACATGCCTTTCGGCAGCTATGAGGAAAGCCCTGCGGTGGCGTTTCGCAATGCATCGAGAGTGATGCAGGAAACCGGCTGCGGCGCGGTGAAGATCGAAGGCGGCGTGCGCATGGCCGAGACGATACGGTTTCTTGCGGAACGTGGCATTCCCGTCATGGCGCATATCGGCCTGACCCCGCAATCCGTCAACACGCTTGGCGGTTTCAAGACGCAAGGGCGCGATACGGCGCTGTGGCCATTGATCAAGGCGGATGCGAAAGCTGTCAGCGATGCGGGGGCTTTTTCCGTGGTGCTGGAAGGCATTGTCGAGCCGCTGGCTGCCGAAATCTCGCGGGAAATCCCCATTCCAACCATCGGCATTGGTGGATCACGCGAGTGCGACGGCCAGATCCTCGTTTTGGAGGATATGCTGGGCTACAATCCAAAACCGCCCAAATTCGTCAAAGTATATGGTGCAGTCGGCGCCGGTATCGACGCGGCAGTCAAAGCCTATGCCGATGATGTTCGTACGCGGACATTCCCCGGCGACGAGCATGTTTACGTGCTGAAATAG
- the panC gene encoding pantoate--beta-alanine ligase has protein sequence MKVIATIAELRAALKVERLKGKSIGLVPTMGYLHIGHMTLVRHSRAACDVTAVSIFVNPTQFGPNEDLSSYPRDMAGDLAKLKAEGVDYVFTPEVAEVYRAGANTIVENPVLSRILIGKIRPGHFRGVSTVVTKLFNIVQPDHAFFGEKDYQQLTIIRRMVADLDMPIVITGVATVREEDGVACSSRNAMLTKEDRRAAVILPRSLELADEMVVRGQRSVAAIRNAVRSLLESEKRGEVEAVDIRDAQTLDPVSGKFRQPVVILLTVRFGKVRLIDQRVIG, from the coding sequence ATGAAAGTCATCGCCACCATCGCCGAATTGCGAGCTGCCCTGAAAGTCGAACGGCTGAAGGGCAAGAGCATCGGTCTTGTGCCGACCATGGGTTATCTGCACATCGGGCATATGACGCTGGTGCGCCATTCGCGCGCCGCTTGCGACGTGACTGCCGTATCCATCTTCGTCAATCCGACGCAGTTCGGGCCCAATGAGGACCTGTCGAGCTATCCCAGAGACATGGCGGGAGACCTCGCCAAGCTGAAGGCTGAGGGTGTCGATTACGTCTTTACGCCAGAGGTGGCAGAGGTCTACCGGGCCGGTGCCAATACGATTGTCGAAAACCCGGTTCTTTCACGCATTCTGATCGGCAAGATACGGCCCGGACATTTCCGTGGTGTCAGCACGGTGGTCACAAAGCTGTTCAATATCGTGCAGCCCGATCATGCATTCTTCGGCGAGAAGGACTATCAGCAATTAACGATCATCCGCCGTATGGTTGCCGACCTCGACATGCCGATTGTGATTACCGGGGTGGCAACAGTGCGCGAGGAAGACGGCGTCGCCTGTTCGTCGCGCAATGCCATGCTGACGAAGGAAGACCGCAGGGCAGCGGTGATCCTGCCCCGATCGCTGGAACTTGCCGACGAGATGGTTGTAAGGGGCCAGCGCTCCGTTGCAGCCATTCGCAATGCTGTTCGCTCGCTGCTGGAGAGCGAGAAGCGGGGCGAAGTCGAAGCTGTCGATATTCGCGATGCCCAGACGCTCGATCCAGTATCAGGTAAATTCAGACAGCCCGTGGTCATTCTGCTCACGGTACGCTTTGGTAAGGTGCGGCTGATCGATCAGCGCGTTATCGGATAG
- the nadC gene encoding carboxylating nicotinate-nucleotide diphosphorylase, with product MNVSPQTAVAQKAFPPSLPGLLVDDAVRGALLEDFGRAGDLTTNATLPEEVTAKAVLSSREAGTICGMEFARKAFTLVNPWVVFTPMVKDGARVKPGDRIAVIEGNARALLSAERVALNFLMHLSGISTYTAKFADLIAHTNARVCDTRKTIPGMRGFAKYAVKCGGGINHRFGLDDAILIKDNHIAVAGGVAKAILAARAYAGILVKIEVEVDGLEQFDEALSVNPDVILLDNMGPELLEKAVKINAGRAKLEASGNISLDTIKAIAETGVDYISTSKITMAAPTLDIGLDIELK from the coding sequence ATGAACGTTTCCCCGCAAACCGCTGTCGCGCAGAAGGCTTTTCCGCCTTCATTGCCGGGCTTGCTCGTTGATGATGCCGTGCGTGGCGCTTTGCTTGAAGATTTCGGCAGGGCAGGTGATCTGACCACCAACGCCACACTGCCGGAAGAGGTGACGGCAAAAGCGGTTCTGTCCAGCCGCGAGGCGGGTACCATCTGCGGAATGGAATTTGCCCGCAAGGCGTTCACATTGGTCAATCCATGGGTGGTATTTACGCCGATGGTCAAGGATGGCGCTCGGGTCAAACCGGGAGACAGGATCGCCGTCATTGAAGGCAATGCCCGCGCCCTCCTGTCAGCGGAACGGGTGGCGCTCAACTTCCTGATGCATTTGAGCGGTATTTCCACCTATACCGCAAAATTTGCCGATTTGATTGCCCATACCAATGCCAGAGTCTGCGATACACGCAAGACCATCCCCGGTATGCGCGGCTTCGCCAAATATGCGGTGAAGTGCGGCGGTGGCATCAACCACCGGTTCGGTCTCGATGATGCGATCCTGATCAAGGACAATCATATCGCTGTTGCGGGCGGCGTGGCCAAGGCCATTCTGGCGGCGCGCGCCTATGCCGGAATTCTCGTCAAGATCGAGGTTGAAGTGGATGGTCTTGAGCAGTTTGATGAGGCACTGTCTGTCAATCCCGATGTGATTCTGCTTGATAATATGGGGCCGGAACTGCTTGAAAAAGCAGTGAAAATCAATGCCGGACGTGCGAAGCTTGAAGCCTCCGGCAATATTTCACTGGATACGATCAAGGCCATCGCTGAAACCGGCGTCGATTACATCTCTACCTCGAAAATCACCATGGCAGCGCCCACGCTGGATATCGGACTGGACATAGAACTGAAATGA